One window of the Podospora pseudocomata strain CBS 415.72m chromosome 7, whole genome shotgun sequence genome contains the following:
- a CDS encoding hypothetical protein (CAZy:AA8; COG:S; EggNog:ENOG503PA6M), with protein sequence MNTGPCPYLPPFPPPLPSFLQLLSQTSSLSACKMGLLQLAATVLALGSSVQAAPAHEIAPRQASVKYCDPVSTICYSEWISPERIAFRTAIPENATATADFDVLVQLQAPKSVGWAGIAWGGTMVNNPLTVAWANGATVVVSSRRATARTYPQPWTGATYTVLGGTVANSTHWTVNFLAKGVSNLGTSRLNPSSTAASIAYAQSNQGPSSPSDPASRFGIHNTRGKFSHNLALGKISNFRAAVAQLASEA encoded by the exons ATGAACACTGGACCGTGTCCATatctccctcccttcccccctcccttgcCATCGTTCCTTCAACTCCTTTCACAAACATCGTCATTATCAGCGTGCAAAATGGGTCTTTTACAACTGGCAGCAACCGTGTTGGCTCTGGGCAGCAGTGTCCAGGCTGCCCCAGCGCACGAGATTGCTCCCCGTCAAGCGAGCGTCAAATACTGCGATCCTGTATCCACCATCTGCTATTCCGAGTGGATTTCGCCAGAGAGAATTGCGTTCCGCACTGCCATTCCCGAGAATGCCACTGCCACGGCCGACTTTGATGTTCTGGTCCAGCTTCAAGCACCCAAATCTGTTGGGTGGGCTGGTATCGCATGGGGTGGCACCATGGTCAACAACCCCTTAACTGTTGCATGGGCCAATGGTGCGACGGTTGTCGTTTCTTCCCGCCGTGCTAC AGCAAGAACCTACCCACAGCCATGGACTGGCGCCACTTATACGGTTCTCGGCGGCACCGTGGCCAATAGCACCCACTGGACTGTCAACTTCCTTGCCAAGGGCGTCTCGAACCTGGGGACATCCAGACTCAACCCTTCCAGCACGGCTGCCAGCATTGCTTATGCCCAGTCCAACCAGGGTCCGTCAAGCCCATCTGACCCAGCCAGCCGCTTTGGAATCCACAACACGCGTGGAAAGTTCTCGCACAACCTCGCTCTGGGCAAGATTAGCAACTTTCGTGCTGCGGTAGCTCAGTTGGCCTCCGAGGCATAA
- a CDS encoding hypothetical protein (EggNog:ENOG503PHS3), whose amino-acid sequence MRYLAITANLVFARIASAQDDATTTNSAGTGVTTVYSVPPGPVTPIPTTGCPTVTVTGELCATCPILACIMVSTLTQSCDCPKSIPTVTANFPCEDNCKGLHCTTSYNIVTPSTCATINPPVPISSGNATTTTSISTSVVPGAAGRVRAPGIFAWL is encoded by the exons ATGAGATATCTTGCCATTACTGCTAATCTCGTATTTGCCCGCAT TGCGTCGGCCCAAGACGAtgctaccaccaccaacagcgcAGGGACTGGCGTTACCACTGTATACTCAGTACCCCCAGGGCCTGTCACGCCGATTCCCACGACAGGCTGTCCAACTGTCACTGTGACCGGCGAGCTTTGCGCAACTTGCCCAATCCTCGCCTGCATTATGGTCTCTACCCTCACTCAGTCTTGTGACTGTCCCAAGAGCATCCCGACCGTCACTGCCAACTTCCCTTGTGAAGACAACTGCAAAGGACTCCACTGCACGACATCGTACAACATCGTCACTCCTTCAACGTGCGCCACTATCAATCCACCCGTTCCCATTTCCTCGGGAAATGCTACAACCACCACGTCGATCAGCACCTCGGTCGTCCCAGGGGCTGCTGGGAGGGTCAGGGCTCCAGGTATCTTCGCTTGGCTGTGA